A genomic stretch from Bacterioplanes sanyensis includes:
- a CDS encoding putative bifunctional diguanylate cyclase/phosphodiesterase: MLLRNKILLVYLLVLAMGLAISLSTLLSGQRVSSLTTELLDHDLPLLQHMQGLYFGMVEHERLLYEYYATTDADTIMPKVEAVDAAIDDHLQALATGLHDQAAYQRLQSANQDLRLLTERLDVVLSSNRVDWDLARELLVQISDSRRRVLPDLERLVAEFRAEADMAGSEARYQTQLSTALVVSFSALVLVIAAFVGYYVNRYLSDSAARRRLAMMAERHPSPVMRFDWYGELQYSNPASYQLMKQLDNHSMRPESLLPDDFHQRLLDAQVEGGSLVEWQQPFHQHWLQYSLSLLPDLASCHLYITDITEEVSARNELRYQAYHDELTGLRNRRYFFEQLQQHADASDEKPLALMLLQLDRYDSLTSSLGQGVADALLQNVATRLKDFLRHYSEHDLQHTLYRMEAAKFVVLLDSLPEPEFADHLSKALVESIQQPVCIDSNEFFLTVSVGLSFFPEHGLRPETLFANADAALGRARSDGGDGVVHYCDSIHAREQTWVAIERGLREAIEKQQLFLMYQPKISAHQHRITGVEALIRWRREDGSLVSPAEFIPVAERSGLIVTIGEWVLHEAFRQYETWSQQQPLSIAINLSARQFRHPGLLPMLSECLHYYAINPNDIELEITESLLMQDMEKAIALMHELKALGFRLAIDDFGTGYSSLSYLKRFPIDRLKIDRAFVKDIQNNEQDRTLVKAIIDLAHNLDLGVVTEGVETADQLALVEQFGGDDIQGFFFSKPLTQEEIQRQYFN, encoded by the coding sequence GTGCTGCTGCGCAATAAAATCCTGCTGGTTTATCTGCTGGTTCTGGCCATGGGGCTGGCCATCTCGCTGTCGACCTTGCTCAGTGGTCAGCGTGTATCGTCGTTGACCACTGAGTTGCTGGATCACGATCTGCCGCTGCTGCAGCACATGCAGGGTTTGTACTTTGGCATGGTCGAGCATGAGCGGCTGTTGTACGAGTATTACGCCACCACCGACGCCGACACCATTATGCCCAAAGTCGAGGCGGTGGATGCCGCCATTGATGACCATTTGCAGGCACTGGCAACGGGTCTGCACGATCAAGCAGCCTATCAGCGCTTGCAATCCGCCAATCAGGATTTGCGTTTGCTCACCGAGCGCCTCGACGTCGTGCTGTCGTCCAATCGAGTAGATTGGGATTTGGCCCGCGAGTTGTTGGTGCAGATAAGCGACAGTCGCCGCCGGGTATTGCCCGATTTGGAGCGTTTGGTGGCCGAGTTTCGCGCCGAGGCGGATATGGCCGGCTCCGAGGCGCGCTATCAAACCCAGCTCAGTACCGCGCTGGTGGTCAGCTTCAGCGCCTTGGTGCTGGTGATCGCTGCCTTTGTTGGGTATTACGTCAATCGTTATTTATCCGACAGCGCCGCCCGGCGGCGTTTGGCGATGATGGCTGAACGCCATCCAAGCCCGGTGATGCGTTTCGATTGGTACGGAGAATTGCAGTACAGCAATCCAGCCAGTTACCAGCTGATGAAACAGCTGGATAATCATTCCATGCGACCCGAAAGTTTGCTACCCGACGATTTCCATCAACGCTTGCTTGATGCACAAGTGGAAGGTGGCAGTCTGGTGGAGTGGCAGCAGCCGTTTCATCAGCACTGGCTGCAGTATTCGCTATCGTTACTGCCCGATTTGGCCAGTTGTCACCTCTATATTACCGACATCACCGAAGAAGTATCGGCGCGCAATGAGCTGCGCTACCAAGCCTACCATGACGAATTAACCGGCCTTAGAAATCGTCGCTACTTCTTTGAGCAGCTGCAGCAGCACGCGGATGCCAGCGATGAAAAACCGCTGGCATTAATGTTGTTGCAATTAGATCGCTACGATTCTCTGACCTCCAGCTTGGGGCAGGGCGTGGCCGATGCGTTATTGCAAAATGTTGCCACCAGGCTGAAGGATTTCCTGCGTCATTACAGTGAACACGATCTGCAGCACACCTTGTATCGCATGGAAGCGGCGAAGTTTGTGGTGTTACTCGACAGCTTGCCGGAGCCAGAATTTGCAGATCATTTGTCCAAAGCGCTGGTGGAATCGATTCAGCAGCCCGTGTGCATCGACAGTAATGAGTTCTTTTTAACCGTCAGTGTCGGCTTGAGCTTTTTCCCCGAGCACGGGCTGCGTCCGGAAACCTTGTTTGCCAACGCCGATGCCGCGTTGGGACGCGCGCGCTCGGACGGCGGCGACGGCGTGGTGCACTATTGCGACAGCATTCATGCGCGTGAGCAAACTTGGGTGGCGATTGAACGCGGGCTGCGTGAAGCGATTGAAAAACAACAACTGTTTTTGATGTATCAACCGAAAATCTCCGCTCATCAGCATCGCATTACCGGTGTCGAAGCCTTAATTCGGTGGCGTCGTGAGGATGGCAGTCTGGTATCGCCAGCGGAATTTATTCCGGTGGCAGAGCGCAGTGGCCTGATCGTCACGATTGGTGAATGGGTGCTGCATGAAGCGTTTCGCCAATACGAAACCTGGTCGCAGCAGCAGCCGCTCAGTATTGCCATTAATCTTTCCGCGCGGCAGTTTCGCCACCCCGGTTTGCTGCCGATGCTGAGCGAGTGTTTGCATTATTACGCCATTAATCCCAATGATATTGAGCTAGAAATTACCGAGAGCCTGTTGATGCAGGATATGGAAAAAGCCATCGCATTAATGCACGAACTAAAAGCACTGGGTTTTCGTCTGGCCATTGACGATTTTGGTACTGGCTATTCTTCCTTGAGTTATTTAAAGCGTTTTCCGATTGATCGACTAAAAATCGATCGTGCGTTTGTGAAAGACATTCAAAATAATGAGCAAGACCGCACGCTGGTCAAAGCCATTATTGATTTGGCCCATAACCTCGATTTGGGTGTGGTCACTGAAGGTGTGGAAACGGCCGATCAATTGGCGCTGGTCGAGCAGTTTGGCGGTGATGATATACAGGGGTTTTTCTTCAGTAAGCCGCTGACTCAAGAGGAGATTCAGCGGCAGTACTTTAACTAG
- a CDS encoding alkane 1-monooxygenase: protein MFEQTSKDWMLNVKKYAYAMVVVPPLLLLASQALWHQFGFADLFAWFTLFFVFGLVPMLDHIIGKDPVNPDEASEVPVLSEQGYYRWLTLLCLPMQLASIVYAGHVFMHTDFGWLGQLGWLMSIGTVGGVVAINVGHELIHKDPTIEQWAGGLLLASVCYGGFKVEHVRGHHVHVSTPEDASSSRYGQSLYRFLPHAYLHNFLNAWKLEAKRLQRKGHSPLSWRNELIWWYGISALMAVGCGLLWGWMGVFFFAAQSFFAFTLLEIINYVEHYGLHRRKLENGRYERTNVEHSWNSNYLLTNLFLFQLQRHSDHHAYPKRRYQVLRHHEQSPQLPSGYATMVVLALIPPLWFKVMNPRVENYYQGEEHQLHAA from the coding sequence ATGTTCGAGCAAACGTCCAAAGATTGGATGCTGAACGTTAAAAAATACGCCTACGCCATGGTGGTAGTACCGCCATTGCTGCTGTTGGCCTCTCAAGCCTTGTGGCACCAGTTTGGCTTTGCCGATCTGTTTGCCTGGTTTACCTTGTTTTTTGTATTTGGACTGGTGCCGATGCTGGACCATATCATTGGCAAGGACCCAGTAAACCCAGATGAGGCCTCAGAAGTCCCGGTGTTGTCTGAGCAAGGCTATTACCGCTGGCTGACGCTTCTGTGCCTGCCGATGCAGCTGGCCAGCATCGTTTACGCCGGACATGTGTTTATGCACACAGATTTCGGCTGGCTAGGCCAGCTGGGTTGGCTGATGTCCATCGGCACCGTTGGCGGCGTGGTGGCGATTAACGTCGGCCATGAATTGATTCACAAAGACCCGACCATAGAGCAATGGGCCGGTGGTTTATTGCTGGCCAGTGTCTGCTACGGCGGTTTTAAAGTAGAGCACGTACGCGGCCATCACGTTCACGTATCCACCCCAGAGGACGCCTCGTCTTCGCGCTATGGCCAGTCCTTGTACCGTTTTTTGCCTCATGCGTACCTGCACAATTTTCTAAACGCCTGGAAACTGGAAGCAAAGCGCTTACAGCGCAAAGGACATAGTCCGCTGAGCTGGCGCAATGAATTGATTTGGTGGTATGGCATCAGTGCGCTGATGGCCGTCGGCTGCGGGCTGCTATGGGGTTGGATGGGCGTCTTTTTCTTTGCTGCACAGAGCTTTTTTGCCTTCACGCTGCTGGAAATCATTAATTACGTCGAGCACTACGGCCTGCATCGGCGCAAGTTGGAGAATGGCCGTTATGAGCGCACAAACGTCGAGCATTCTTGGAACAGCAACTATTTATTGACCAACCTGTTTCTGTTTCAACTGCAGCGCCACTCAGACCATCATGCGTATCCAAAACGGCGCTATCAGGTACTGCGCCATCATGAACAAAGTCCGCAATTACCCAGTGGCTACGCCACCATGGTGGTGCTGGCCCTTATTCCGCCCCTGTGGTTTAAGGTGATGAACCCGCGGGTAGAAAATTATTATCAAGGTGAAGAGCATCAACTGCACGCCGCATAA
- a CDS encoding GntR family transcriptional regulator has translation MSLTHAQSLAEHIADHIEQRILNGDMVSGERIQEIKVVNALEVSRGSVREALLLLESRHLVTILPRRGAFVAELNAERVHSLYDLFEHLLVMLTTQLAQRWQDNQLEPLLATAQSLAQHEQTDDYESFMAQGFVLMRDAMALVGNDYLSHVLSDLQPAIRRTYALAMRHSQNERQHAQQFFAQLLQAVMQRDVAAMAPIVHNYGQHQRDKVLEALAQGHEAAR, from the coding sequence ATGAGTCTGACCCACGCACAAAGTCTGGCTGAGCACATTGCTGATCACATTGAGCAACGTATTCTCAATGGCGACATGGTGTCTGGCGAGCGCATTCAGGAAATCAAAGTGGTCAATGCGCTGGAGGTCAGTCGCGGCAGTGTGCGCGAAGCCTTGCTGTTGCTGGAATCCCGGCATTTGGTGACGATTTTGCCCAGGCGCGGCGCTTTTGTGGCGGAGTTGAACGCCGAGCGAGTACACAGTCTGTACGACCTGTTTGAACACCTGCTGGTGATGCTCACCACGCAACTCGCGCAGCGTTGGCAAGACAATCAGCTGGAGCCGTTGCTGGCAACGGCGCAGTCCTTGGCACAGCACGAGCAAACGGATGACTACGAGAGCTTTATGGCACAGGGCTTTGTGTTGATGCGCGACGCCATGGCGCTGGTCGGTAACGACTATCTCAGTCATGTGCTCAGCGACTTACAGCCCGCCATTCGCCGCACCTATGCGCTGGCCATGCGCCATTCACAAAATGAGCGTCAGCATGCGCAGCAGTTTTTTGCGCAGCTATTGCAGGCGGTGATGCAGCGCGATGTTGCTGCCATGGCGCCCATCGTGCATAACTACGGCCAACATCAGCGCGACAAAGTTTTGGAAGCCCTGGCTCAGGGACACGAGGCAGCACGATAA
- the smc gene encoding chromosome segregation protein SMC, with protein MRLKAIKLAGFKSFVDPTSVPFTTNMTGIVGPNGCGKSNTIDAVRWVMGESSAKYLRGDAMTDVIFNGSSERKPVGKCSVDLIFDNSEGKLRGEYAKYNEVAVRRQVTRDGQSTYYLNGTKCRRKDVTDLFLGTGLGPRSYAIIEQGMISRLIEAKPEELRVYVEEAAGISRYKERRRETENRMRRTQENLERLSDIREELERQLAHLQRQAQAAEKYKDLKAQEREKKAQLQALQWQTLDNDYRQREQQIGQLQVTFESHMAAQRSADADIEALRLQHGDKTEAFNQAQTRFYEVGAQIARQEQKVEHQSQMSLQLDRELADAERSLLEAQKELEQDQLQLEDVSEKRMALEPELELLEAAEEEASEALMLAEEGQRQWQDDWDQFTQRASEPTRQAEVAQTRIQNTEQQLQRLQQRRGKLQDEQHQLEHNPELEEIQLLQEQCSEQELHSEALQEQVDELQAQLQQGEQALEQRRQQLQQQRQQLQQHLNRQTTLQALQSAALGEGSESVSHWLESHQLARNPRLAEQLHVEAGWEKAVETVLGDYLQAVVLDDLDPVQHWLDSLSDGQLALSCASVGSEPAAAAQDLLSKVRSERDVSSLLHGVQVADDLAAALNRRSQLAAGQSIVTPDGIWIGRDWLRVNRQRGDEGGMLARQQELEQLAEQIEELDIDVEEAEVDLDSDQLKLRGQQQQRENAQRELQQASQKLIALRSQLAGKQARAEQFDVRRRQLQSELEEISEQQELEREQLELLREQWQEAMAAVDEDTDQREQLQLRREQVQSQLQQARGQAGQHKDRRHQLQLQLQGLNTSEDSLKQAIERLASQLQTLRQRRETIIEQQSRDHSADLTELKAQLDEMLEQRVDAEEQMQQRRKELEQVDTRLRELEQQRSDAEKHALEVRNALEKVRMECQALDIRRQALVEQLKESGLTLHEVMQAMPEQADAEQWQQELQRIAERIQRLGAINLAAIEEYQTQSERKRYLDEQNADLEKALATLEGAIHKIDRETRTRFKETFDHINSGLAELFPKVFGGGHASLELTGDDLLNTGVAIMARPPGKKNSTIHLLSGGEKALTAIALVFSIFQLNPAPFCMLDEVDAPLDDANVGRYARLVKAMSDKVQFIYITHNKIAMEMADQLMGVTMQEPGVSRLVSVDVEEAAEMID; from the coding sequence ATGCGATTGAAAGCCATTAAACTGGCCGGGTTCAAGTCTTTTGTGGATCCGACCTCCGTACCTTTTACCACCAATATGACTGGCATCGTCGGCCCCAACGGCTGCGGTAAATCCAACACCATCGATGCGGTGCGTTGGGTGATGGGCGAAAGCTCGGCCAAGTATTTGCGTGGAGATGCCATGACCGACGTCATCTTCAACGGCTCGTCGGAGCGCAAACCGGTGGGTAAATGCAGCGTGGATCTGATCTTCGACAACAGCGAAGGCAAGCTGCGCGGCGAATACGCCAAATACAACGAAGTGGCAGTGCGCCGCCAGGTGACGCGCGATGGTCAATCGACCTATTACCTCAACGGAACCAAATGTCGGCGCAAAGACGTCACCGACTTATTCCTCGGCACCGGCTTGGGTCCGCGCTCCTACGCCATCATCGAGCAGGGCATGATCTCGCGTTTGATCGAAGCGAAGCCGGAAGAGTTGCGCGTGTATGTCGAGGAAGCTGCGGGCATCTCACGCTATAAAGAGCGCCGGCGCGAAACTGAAAACCGCATGCGCCGCACCCAAGAAAACCTTGAGCGCTTGAGCGATATTCGCGAAGAACTCGAGCGCCAATTGGCGCATTTGCAGCGCCAGGCGCAAGCGGCAGAAAAATACAAAGACCTCAAAGCACAAGAGCGGGAAAAGAAAGCCCAGTTGCAGGCGTTGCAATGGCAAACCCTGGACAACGACTACCGCCAGCGGGAACAGCAAATTGGCCAACTGCAGGTCACCTTTGAGTCACACATGGCGGCGCAGCGCTCCGCCGATGCTGACATCGAAGCCTTGCGCCTGCAGCACGGCGATAAAACCGAGGCCTTTAATCAGGCGCAAACCCGTTTTTACGAGGTGGGTGCGCAAATTGCTCGGCAGGAACAAAAAGTTGAGCACCAGTCGCAGATGTCGCTGCAACTGGATCGCGAACTGGCCGATGCCGAGCGCAGCTTGCTCGAAGCGCAAAAAGAGTTGGAACAGGATCAGCTGCAACTGGAAGACGTCAGCGAAAAACGCATGGCGCTGGAGCCAGAACTGGAGCTGCTAGAAGCCGCTGAAGAGGAAGCCAGCGAGGCGCTGATGTTGGCCGAGGAGGGGCAGCGTCAGTGGCAAGACGATTGGGATCAGTTTACCCAGCGGGCCAGCGAGCCCACCCGCCAGGCGGAAGTGGCGCAAACGCGCATTCAAAACACCGAGCAGCAGTTACAGCGGTTGCAGCAACGTCGCGGCAAGCTGCAGGATGAACAGCATCAGCTGGAGCACAACCCCGAGCTGGAAGAGATTCAACTGCTGCAAGAGCAGTGCAGTGAGCAAGAGCTGCATTCCGAAGCTTTGCAAGAGCAGGTGGATGAGCTGCAGGCGCAATTGCAACAAGGCGAACAGGCGTTGGAACAACGTCGCCAGCAGTTGCAACAACAGCGTCAGCAGTTGCAGCAGCACCTGAACCGTCAAACCACCTTGCAAGCGCTGCAGTCGGCGGCGCTGGGCGAGGGCTCCGAGAGCGTTAGTCATTGGCTGGAAAGCCATCAGCTAGCGCGCAACCCAAGGTTGGCCGAACAGCTGCACGTAGAAGCAGGCTGGGAAAAGGCCGTTGAAACGGTACTGGGCGACTATCTGCAGGCCGTGGTATTGGACGATCTGGACCCAGTTCAACACTGGCTCGACAGTCTTAGCGACGGTCAGCTGGCTTTGAGCTGTGCTTCTGTTGGTTCTGAGCCTGCGGCGGCTGCGCAAGACTTGTTGAGCAAGGTACGCAGCGAGCGGGATGTGTCCTCCTTGCTGCATGGGGTGCAAGTGGCGGACGATTTGGCCGCTGCGTTGAATCGTCGTTCGCAGCTTGCTGCAGGGCAATCCATCGTAACTCCAGACGGTATTTGGATCGGCCGAGATTGGCTGCGCGTCAACCGCCAAAGAGGTGACGAAGGCGGTATGCTGGCGCGCCAACAAGAGCTGGAGCAGCTGGCGGAGCAGATCGAAGAGCTGGACATTGATGTCGAAGAAGCCGAGGTTGATCTCGACAGCGACCAACTCAAACTGCGCGGCCAGCAGCAGCAGCGTGAGAACGCTCAGCGTGAGTTGCAGCAAGCCAGTCAAAAGTTGATTGCTTTGCGCTCGCAGTTGGCGGGCAAACAAGCGCGTGCAGAACAGTTTGATGTGCGCCGCCGACAGTTGCAAAGCGAGCTGGAGGAAATCAGCGAGCAGCAAGAGCTGGAGCGGGAACAACTGGAGTTGCTGCGCGAGCAGTGGCAAGAAGCCATGGCCGCTGTCGACGAAGACACCGACCAGCGTGAACAGCTGCAGCTGCGCCGAGAGCAAGTGCAAAGTCAGCTGCAACAGGCGCGCGGTCAGGCTGGCCAACATAAAGACCGTCGCCATCAGTTGCAGTTACAACTGCAGGGTCTGAACACCAGCGAAGATAGCCTTAAACAGGCCATCGAACGTTTGGCATCACAGCTGCAGACCTTACGCCAGCGCCGCGAAACCATCATTGAGCAGCAATCACGGGATCACTCCGCTGACCTGACTGAGCTGAAGGCCCAGTTGGATGAAATGCTCGAGCAGCGCGTCGATGCGGAAGAGCAGATGCAACAGCGTCGCAAAGAGTTAGAGCAGGTGGATACTCGCCTGCGCGAGTTGGAGCAGCAGCGCAGCGATGCTGAAAAACACGCCCTCGAGGTCCGCAATGCGCTGGAAAAAGTGCGCATGGAGTGCCAAGCCCTAGATATCCGCCGACAGGCCCTGGTCGAGCAGCTGAAAGAAAGTGGTTTGACGTTGCACGAAGTCATGCAAGCCATGCCCGAGCAAGCCGATGCCGAGCAATGGCAGCAGGAGCTGCAGCGCATTGCCGAGCGTATTCAACGACTGGGTGCGATTAACCTGGCTGCGATTGAAGAATATCAAACGCAATCTGAGCGTAAGCGCTACCTGGACGAGCAAAACGCCGATCTGGAAAAAGCACTGGCGACGTTAGAGGGTGCGATCCACAAAATCGACCGCGAGACACGCACGCGCTTTAAGGAAACCTTTGATCACATCAACAGCGGTTTGGCCGAGCTGTTTCCGAAAGTATTTGGCGGCGGCCATGCCTCGCTGGAGCTGACTGGCGACGACTTGCTCAACACCGGAGTTGCCATCATGGCGCGCCCGCCTGGCAAAAAGAACAGCACCATTCACTTGCTTTCTGGTGGTGAAAAGGCGCTGACCGCCATTGCGTTGGTGTTCTCTATCTTCCAATTGAACCCGGCGCCGTTCTGTATGCTCGATGAGGTCGATGCGCCACTCGACGATGCCAACGTCGGTCGCTACGCCCGACTGGTAAAAGCCATGTCGGATAAAGTGCAGTTTATCTACATCACCCACAACAAGATCGCGATGGAAATGGCTGATCAACTGATGGGTGTGACCATGCAAGAGCCGGGCGTTTCACGTTTGGTCAGTGTGGATGTCGAGGAAGCGGCCGAAATGATCGACTGA
- a CDS encoding cell division protein ZipA C-terminal FtsZ-binding domain-containing protein: MEWSWRTIMILLGLLGMVVILIDGFRRMRRARAEALRLDVSQEFRFPEDGHNPELPGGGARVVGDEPTNSSAEPSDDLIDTPEPERLEPTLTLDDAPTDSAEVNDTVVVNERPEDVSVIPRVKPVNLDEPVPVLMDVEELGDDVDSAPAAPSEPTMTDAVAVERGADEQDSKEQTHAQYQPNPELESPDSITDPHLEQEVDALPEADPALVQPVNFAAPDAELLSDRPDPELVLVIHVLAHDEQGFSGRDVLFLFNSCDLRYGEKNIFHRYEQADGKGCVQFSVAQSHEPGSFVPLDMPQQSYLGLSFFLSLPGAHKPLEAYEAMSEMAQLVARKLGGDMLDGEHSTLTPQTIEHDRAQIMDFERRQRLQQRKRG; the protein is encoded by the coding sequence ATGGAATGGAGCTGGCGCACCATCATGATCCTGCTTGGTTTGCTGGGGATGGTGGTGATCCTGATCGATGGTTTTCGACGCATGCGCCGAGCACGCGCGGAAGCGTTGCGCCTCGATGTGTCACAAGAATTTCGCTTTCCTGAAGACGGGCACAATCCTGAGCTGCCTGGCGGTGGTGCGCGGGTGGTAGGTGACGAGCCTACAAACTCCAGCGCAGAACCAAGCGATGACTTAATAGATACACCAGAACCTGAAAGGTTGGAGCCAACGCTGACGTTGGACGATGCACCAACGGACAGCGCGGAGGTGAATGACACTGTCGTCGTCAATGAGCGGCCTGAAGATGTGTCGGTGATTCCGCGGGTTAAACCAGTCAACCTCGACGAGCCTGTGCCAGTGTTGATGGACGTTGAAGAGCTGGGGGACGACGTCGACAGTGCGCCTGCAGCACCGTCCGAGCCGACCATGACGGACGCTGTAGCCGTTGAGCGGGGCGCCGATGAGCAAGATTCCAAAGAGCAAACCCACGCTCAGTACCAGCCTAACCCAGAGTTGGAATCTCCCGACTCCATCACCGACCCACACCTAGAACAAGAGGTAGACGCGCTGCCCGAGGCCGATCCGGCACTGGTGCAGCCGGTCAACTTTGCAGCGCCTGACGCCGAGCTGCTGAGCGATCGCCCGGATCCAGAGCTAGTGTTGGTGATCCATGTGCTGGCTCACGATGAGCAAGGTTTCTCTGGGCGTGATGTGCTGTTTTTGTTCAACAGCTGCGATTTGCGCTACGGCGAGAAGAACATTTTCCATCGTTACGAGCAGGCCGATGGCAAGGGTTGCGTGCAGTTTTCGGTGGCGCAAAGCCACGAACCTGGCAGCTTCGTACCACTGGATATGCCACAACAGTCGTATCTGGGCCTGAGCTTTTTCCTCAGCTTGCCCGGCGCACATAAGCCGCTGGAAGCCTACGAAGCGATGTCAGAGATGGCGCAGCTGGTGGCGCGCAAACTCGGTGGAGACATGCTCGATGGCGAGCACAGTACGCTCACGCCGCAGACCATTGAACATGATCGCGCGCAAATTATGGACTTTGAACGCCGCCAGCGCTTACAGCAGCGCAAGCGTGGTTAA
- the ligA gene encoding NAD-dependent DNA ligase LigA, which translates to MTDTIPDHNQAQARVAQLHEQLHRYNREYYQQDNPSVPDAEYDRLLRELQQLEQAYPDLLSDDSPSQRVGSLPLSAFTQVAHEQPMLSLDNAMNAGEFADFYARLQRLAASEQEIALVCEPKLDGAAVSLLYENGRLLRAATRGDGSTGEDITANVRTIGNVPLRLEGEVPSRVEVRGEVYMPLAGFERYNQQARDNGGKVFANPRNAAAGSLRQLDSRVTATRPLEFCAYGVGVVSDDFARPDTLFEVFQCIRRWGLKVNDELTLADNLEQAQQFYQRLGDKRHRLAYEIDGSVFKVNDLALQQKMGFVARAPRWAVAYKFPAVEQMTRLNGVDFQVGRTGAITPVARLEPVHVAGVMVSNATLHNMDEIERLDARIGDTVIVRRAGDVIPQIVSVVQDMRPQDAETITMPLDCPVCASLVERVQGEAVARCTGGLVCAAQRKEAIKHFASRKALDIEGLGDKLIEQLVDADLIDSVDDLFHLQESQLAALERMGPKSAANVIAAIDAAKNTTLPRFLYALGIREVGVVTAQNLANHFGFLQRIMDADQDALLAVNDVGDIVAAHIVNFFREEHNRDTIAQLRAAGVDWPEAEPQRDEEAPLAGQVAVVTGTLSSMTRDEAKQALQTLGVKVTGSVSAKTDFLVAGEKAGSKLAKAQSLQVEVLDEAAFMNLLQQHGVQ; encoded by the coding sequence ATGACAGACACGATACCGGATCACAACCAAGCGCAAGCACGTGTGGCGCAGCTGCACGAGCAGTTGCATCGTTACAATCGCGAATATTATCAACAAGACAATCCGAGTGTGCCGGATGCAGAATACGACCGCTTGCTGCGTGAGTTGCAGCAACTGGAACAGGCCTATCCGGATTTACTCAGCGACGACTCCCCCAGTCAGCGTGTCGGCTCTTTGCCACTCAGTGCCTTTACCCAGGTAGCGCACGAGCAACCCATGTTATCGCTCGATAACGCCATGAATGCGGGCGAGTTTGCCGATTTTTACGCCCGTTTACAGCGCTTAGCCGCTAGTGAGCAAGAGATTGCGTTGGTGTGCGAGCCCAAGCTGGATGGCGCTGCCGTCAGCTTGCTGTATGAGAACGGACGCCTGCTGCGCGCCGCCACCCGTGGTGATGGCAGCACGGGTGAAGACATTACTGCCAATGTGCGCACCATTGGCAATGTGCCTTTGCGCTTGGAGGGCGAAGTGCCGTCTCGCGTTGAGGTGCGCGGCGAAGTCTACATGCCGCTGGCAGGATTCGAACGCTATAACCAGCAGGCGCGTGACAACGGCGGCAAAGTATTTGCCAATCCTCGCAATGCTGCAGCAGGCTCGCTGCGACAGCTGGACTCTCGCGTGACGGCGACCCGGCCGTTGGAGTTCTGTGCCTACGGTGTGGGCGTTGTGAGCGACGATTTTGCCCGCCCGGATACCTTGTTTGAGGTGTTTCAATGCATTCGCCGCTGGGGGCTAAAGGTCAATGACGAACTGACGCTGGCCGACAACCTTGAACAGGCGCAGCAGTTTTATCAGCGTCTGGGCGATAAACGCCATCGCTTGGCGTATGAAATTGATGGCAGTGTGTTTAAGGTCAACGACCTGGCGTTGCAGCAAAAAATGGGCTTTGTCGCTCGCGCTCCGCGCTGGGCCGTGGCTTATAAGTTTCCTGCCGTGGAGCAAATGACTCGGCTGAATGGCGTTGATTTTCAGGTTGGGCGCACCGGTGCCATTACTCCGGTCGCGCGCCTGGAACCCGTGCATGTGGCTGGTGTGATGGTGAGCAACGCCACGTTGCACAATATGGATGAAATCGAACGCTTGGACGCTCGTATAGGCGATACCGTCATCGTGCGCCGAGCTGGCGATGTGATTCCGCAAATTGTGTCGGTGGTGCAGGACATGCGCCCGCAGGACGCTGAAACCATAACCATGCCGTTGGATTGCCCTGTCTGCGCATCCTTGGTGGAGCGGGTACAAGGCGAAGCGGTGGCGCGCTGTACCGGCGGGCTGGTGTGCGCCGCACAGCGTAAAGAGGCCATTAAACACTTCGCATCGCGCAAGGCGCTGGACATCGAAGGGTTGGGCGACAAGCTGATCGAGCAATTGGTCGATGCCGATCTGATCGACTCCGTGGATGACTTATTTCATTTGCAAGAATCGCAGCTGGCGGCATTAGAGCGCATGGGGCCTAAGTCGGCTGCCAATGTTATCGCGGCCATTGATGCTGCGAAAAATACCACACTGCCGCGCTTTCTCTATGCCTTGGGTATTCGTGAAGTGGGCGTGGTGACGGCGCAAAATCTGGCCAACCATTTTGGCTTCTTGCAGCGCATTATGGACGCCGACCAAGACGCCTTGTTGGCGGTCAATGACGTCGGTGACATCGTCGCGGCCCATATCGTTAACTTCTTTCGTGAAGAACATAATCGCGACACCATTGCGCAACTACGCGCAGCGGGAGTGGACTGGCCGGAAGCCGAGCCGCAACGCGATGAAGAAGCGCCCTTGGCCGGGCAGGTGGCGGTGGTGACGGGCACGCTGTCGTCTATGACGCGAGACGAGGCCAAGCAAGCGCTGCAAACGCTGGGGGTAAAAGTCACCGGCAGCGTATCGGCGAAAACAGACTTTCTGGTGGCGGGTGAAAAAGCTGGCAGTAAGTTGGCCAAAGCCCAGTCTTTGCAGGTGGAGGTCTTGGACGAAGCCGCCTTTATGAACCTGCTACAGCAGCACGGAGTGCAGTGA